In the genome of Indicator indicator isolate 239-I01 chromosome 8, UM_Iind_1.1, whole genome shotgun sequence, one region contains:
- the RELL1 gene encoding RELT-like protein 1 → MAPAAAGGVPPTLLSVGSTAIWRRNGSALEDEAPGVIIGYDLQTTTLTTKIDGSDGKAAEHPEYIAFALVPVFFIMGLLGILICHVLKKKGYRCTTEAEELEEEKLDEKIEMNETIHENSDTVGQIVNYIMKNEANADVLKAMVADSSVFEPESPLSPTSPGSPTSPGSPLSPGAVPFKHSCKGHHFHTVGGVVEQDVCTRCSHKRWHLIKPAHKSKELTNLKRRSRLGEVTVLSVGRFRVTKVEHKSNSKERKSLMSVTGVESVNGDMPATPVKQDGSEAPAGPEKQEMQEKRSSE, encoded by the exons ATGGCTCCGGCAGCGGCAGGCGGGGTCCCGCCGACTCTCCTCTCGGTGGGCTCGACGGCTATCTGGCGACGCAACGGCTCCGCTCTCG AGGATGAAGCTCCAGGTGTGATCATTGG TTATGACTTACAGACAACTACATTGACAACTAAAATTGATGGGAGTGATGGCAAGGCTGCTGAGCACCCAGAGTATATCGCTTTTGCATTGGTTCCTGTTTTCTTCATCATGGGTCTCTTGGGGATCCTCATCTGTCATGTGCTTAAGAAAAAAGGATATCGTTGTACAACAGAGGCTGAAGAgctagaagaagaaaaacttgATGAAAAAATAG AAATGAATGAAACTATACATGAGAATAGCGACACTGTGGGACAAATTGTTAACTACATTATGAAAAATGAAG CAAATGCTGATGTGTTAAAGGCCATGGTAGCAGATAGCAGTGTCTTTGAACCCGAAAG CCCTTTATCTCCTACCTCTCCTGGGAGTCCCACGAGTCCAGGGTCTCCTTTGTCACCCGGTGCGGTTCCTTTCAAACACAGCTGCAAAGGCCACCACTTCCATACCGTTGGAGGAGTCGTAGAACAGGACGTGTGTACTCGCTGTAGCCACAAACGGTGGCACCTTATAAAGCCAGCTCACAAATCCAAAGAGCTCACAAACCTAAAGAGGAGAAGTCGTCTTGGAGAAGTGACGGTCCTCTCTGTGGGAAG GTTTAGGGTCACTAAAGTGGAGCACAAATCGAATTCCAAAGAACGGAAGAGCTTGATGTCTGTCACTGGTGTGGAGAGTGTCAATGGGGACATGCCTGCCACACCTGTGAAACAAGATGGGAGTGAAGCACCTGCTGGACCTGAGAAACAGGAGATGCAAGAGAAGAGAAGCTCAGAGTAA